In the genome of Ureibacillus sp. FSL W7-1570, the window AATTGCTTAAAAACTTGAGTGTTCTTTCATTCAAGAATGTTTCTTCAATTTTCTTGAATTCTTCGGAGTTGATTAAATTTTGGAAACGCGTTAATGTTTCGATGCTTTTTTGCATATTGCTGATGAAGTTGTTCCTTGGCAATTCTTCCCGCAAAGCCACAACCATTCTGTTGACGGAATCCGCCATTTCTGGACTGCGTGAAATAAACTGCTCAATGGCTGCAAACAGTACGTTGAATTTCTCCAAATTATCAAGCAAGGTGATCAATTGGGAAATTGTTCCCGGCTCTGTCAACTTGTTCATTAAGACTGCTTCACTATTAATGCTAACCACATTGTTTTGGCTGCTCAATTTTACACCTCCTTTTGCCGGAATTGTGAATCTATGAAAATAATATTATAGTGAAAACATAAATTACCCTGAAATAATATAAGATTTGCGTATTGAAAGGGAAGTAAACATTATATTAGAATAAATAATTATCCGAATCTTCTGATAATTAAATGTAACTAATTAATATCATAATTTTCACAGTTTTGTCAAACACATTTTCCATAACATTTCCTGAGTTCTTTATTGATCCGTCGCCGAAACCACCTGATTTCTTACACTTACAATATATAAAGGAAGCCTTTTTTTCATGAATACAAATCGTTCCTTTTATCAGGCATTTTTTCCGTCTTCGCCAATTTTTTTATCATTTTTTGGGAAATAGAATATTTTTGACGAAAAATTATTAATCAGTAAGATAAAATGACTACCCTATAAATGCTTTGCATTTTAACGAAACAGGAAAAAAGACTTTCAATCAACGAGAGCATGATTTGTTACGAATGGAATGGATGTAATGGGAATGAATTCTCTTGTCCCGTTTTCAGTGCAGACCAATCGGCCACATAACAAATGAAAATTTTTCCTACCTATAGAATTTGCATTGATTGATCCATTCCAAAAAAATAATCCCCTGCCGCTTAATGTATGCGCGGCAGGGGATTTTATTTAATTTCACAGATTCTGGTGAGCAAGTAATCGAAAGCATAAAAATGGCCCTCTTCTTGATAAAAGAAGGGGCCATAAACGTATCGATAAAATTAACGTTTTGTAAATTGTGGAGCACGACGAGCACCTTTAAGACCGTATTTTTTACGTTCTTTAATTTTTGGGTTTTCACGGCACATCATTTAATGGAAAACTCCATATGTATCAATATATTTAGTAAGTTTCAATTTCACAAGATTTCATTGAATTGCGCCAAGGGGTATTCAAAGGGTATTCAAAATTTAAATGCTGGCGGGACCATATGTATAAAGACTCTATTACTTCTCAATCGCTTTATGCAGAAATCGAAAACAAGTAATCAGGAACAATGTCAGAAGAAATACAAAAAAGAAATATAAAGTTGAGTATCAAAAATTAAAAATGGTCAATCAGAGAATAAATTCTGATTGACCTTATAATACGATCGCGCCCGATTGCTGAAAACTACTACTCAAATAAGCTAAATATAATATCAGCTATGTAGGTTTCCAGAAATGCAGCCATAATAATGATTGGTAAAATTAAAACAGCGTAAATCTTTACTGTCCCCAATACATTTTTAATTAGAGACGTTCCTGCTTTGTCTTTCTTAAATACACTTCTTACTTTATCTCGAACGACTTGATTTAACTTGAACAGAACTGCTGCAAATAAACAAAAAGCAAAAACCTCAAAGATATAATGAGGAATAGCAGAAATGATTATGCCAAGACCCTTTTTAAAATTTGCCTGTAAAGCAATACCGAAAAGAATTCCAGTAAGAGCAACAGTTGAAATTATATTCAATAGATATAGAAATTGTATTGGAATTAAAGCCAAGAAAAACATTTGTAAAGGCACTATAAATCCATTATTAACGATAAATGACCAGACCTTTTTTATCCCTTTTGATTCTTTCACTTGATCAGGTAGATTATTTCCTACTTCTTTGGTTAGTTCCTCCAAACTTGGATTGATTATGTAGGTTATTACCGTTGCAACGATTGTTATTGCTACGGCAAATATCAAAAAATTAATCGATCTTTTAAATACGCTTTTGTTAACTACATTCTGTATTTTAACCACCTCACTCTGGCAACTTACTCAACTATATGGTCCCATTCGTATTGCGGAGGAGTCGCAATCGGTTTTAGTATAGAACTTTACTCAAAGCAAACAACTTTATTAGCACAGAACATGATATATCGACTATTATTGGTGGCAAACCAAATTCTTTAAATAACACCGATGCAAATGAGCCAAGATATACAAACCACGATGAATATCTATACGCACGTTTCGGATGTTATGAAAGAAAGTGCAGCAGATACCATTAATGATTTTCTCGATTTTTAACGGTTCTTTGTCAAATGGTGTTGGTGAATAAATTCTAGTGACATTATTTGGTAATATGTAATCGGATGGCTTAGGGGAAATTCGAGGTTCCCCTAAGCTGTTTTTATTTTCGCTAAGTTTTGGGTAATGAATATTCGGTTTCTAAAGTGATAGAAGGATCGATAACCGAAAGAAATGCGTTTAATCACTTTGATTTTGTTATTAATCCCCTCTAAAATGCCGTTGTTATAATCATATTTCAACGTATTCTCCACGTAATTGATGTATTTGTTGATTGTCTTGATGGCGGTTTTCATATAGCTGGAAACGATATTTTGTTTATTCTCTAATGTTTTCTTTAGGAGCTCAAAGTCTTTGATTTTTATGCAATGTTGCACGTATTGATATAACTCATAGGACGCTTTTAATTCAGAATCTAAATCAATGAGATAGTGGAGAATCTCCACCTCACACATATGCTTTTTAAAGCAACGATGATATTTATAGTTCTTATAATCAAGTTTTGTTTGATCTTTCAGAAGGAGCTTCCAGTATTTTTTTAATTTATTGTAATTCTTTTTATCCCGATTCATGACGTTGATGCGCGTTTTGTTTAAAGCTCTGCTAAATAGTTGGAGGATATGGAATTTGTCGAGTACGATTTCCGCTTTAGGGAAAACTTCGTGGATTAAGGAAATATAAGGGCTGTACATATCGATGACAATCGTTTTTACCGCATCTCTCGCCTTCTTGGAATACCGTAAG includes:
- a CDS encoding DUF1641 domain-containing protein, translating into MSSQNNVVSINSEAVLMNKLTEPGTISQLITLLDNLEKFNVLFAAIEQFISRSPEMADSVNRMVVALREELPRNNFISNMQKSIETLTRFQNLINSEEFKKIEETFLNERTLKFLSNLCDSASEAASQKDYKGSGSSGIFGLMKELTNPEIQPAIQFVLNFAKVLSKELKNA
- the rpsI gene encoding 30S ribosomal protein S9, with product MMCRENPKIKERKKYGLKGARRAPQFTKR
- a CDS encoding stage II sporulation protein M, whose protein sequence is MIFAVAITIVATVITYIINPSLEELTKEVGNNLPDQVKESKGIKKVWSFIVNNGFIVPLQMFFLALIPIQFLYLLNIISTVALTGILFGIALQANFKKGLGIIISAIPHYIFEVFAFCLFAAVLFKLNQVVRDKVRSVFKKDKAGTSLIKNVLGTVKIYAVLILPIIIMAAFLETYIADIIFSLFE
- a CDS encoding ISL3 family transposase; the protein is MAKNCCISNNTKVSIALNAKDKISEKDIAMKHHVSHATVSRVIDSFYSYYQPNVHYLPKHLCFDEFKSVKSAAGAMSFIFCDSETGEIVDIVEDRRLHVLKEYFLRYSKKARDAVKTIVIDMYSPYISLIHEVFPKAEIVLDKFHILQLFSRALNKTRINVMNRDKKNYNKLKKYWKLLLKDQTKLDYKNYKYHRCFKKHMCEVEILHYLIDLDSELKASYELYQYVQHCIKIKDFELLKKTLENKQNIVSSYMKTAIKTINKYINYVENTLKYDYNNGILEGINNKIKVIKRISFGYRSFYHFRNRIFITQNLAKIKTA